The genomic interval gcttttagctggttttgcatcttaactcttcatatatatatatatatatatatatatatatatatatatatatatatatatatatatgtatatgtgagAATGTTTTCAGTGACACAGATAGGTTTCTACTTGCATTCTTCTAAAACCACTAATTGACACCTTTTTTTCTGGAGAGAAATATAGCCCCTCTATTTCCTCTCTGCATATTACAACATCTTTCACTTGTAGTACTTACATAGGGTTTCCAGTCCTGCATGCACAATGGTATTAGGTGGAGGATTCATTTACATCTCCCTTGAAGTGCTCATTGCAGTGGGATGCTGTCTGGGCAATGTGTTGGTGATCTGGGCCGTGTGGAAAAGTGGAGCCCTGAACAAACCCACTTTCTGTTTGATTGTGTCGCTGGCGGTGGCTGATTTCCTGGTTGGGGCTGTGGCCATTCCTCTGGCTGTGATTGTGGACATCCACGTGAAGATTCCTTTCTATGCCTGTCTCTTTATGAGTTGTGTTCTCATCGTACCGCAGCAAGCGTCAGTGCTCACGCTCCTGTCCATTGCTGTGGACCGATTCCTGCGGGTTCGTATCCCATTCAGGTGAGTCGGCCTCCAGAGGGCCTTAATGTGTGTCAAGTTTGTTGAAAGCAAACCACATTGAAAATATGGGAGTTTCTAAATTTAAACCTGAAATTAAAGGGTatgatgaaaaaatatttaagattctGTACTATCTTTAGatcaaataatcaaatacaTAATCAAATAAGGCTCATccatgtcagttttttttttttttttgataatattATGTGGAATGAAtaatgttctttaaatattacattacattatattatattatattaaaaaactgatagttccggtcctttaTTCTGATTGATTGAGCCGCATTCTAAGCTGTTGTAagttactctacaaacataaacctttgtttacttctgtgtgtactttgtttatttagatCATTACTCtttatttgctgtttgttttttgttttttttgtgaaaccttTCTATGTATATAGAATAACCTTTTCAtagtgaagccgtggtttacagtgaatttataacagcttatttataaaagatattttgtaaatttcttaccgtaaatatatcaaaacttaatttttgattagtaatatgcattgctaagaacttcatttggacaactttaaatgtaattttctcaatatttaaatttttttgcacccttagattacagattttcaaatatttgtgtctcagccaaatattgtcctatcctagaatacagtaatagaaagcttatttattcatttttcaaatgatgtataaatctcaatttaaaaaaaaattgacccttatgactggttttgtgctctaGGGTCactaaagcaataagccccaagaagccgtggtttacagtgaatttataacagctgagGGGCGTGGCTAagctttttattcagtttatttttctcgtaattaaaaatatttacattatttttaaatattatattattagtataatatatttcaataaatattttaaataaattattattataataagaaataaaagcattttcggACCTTAAAGCAAAATGACACATTTGAAATCTTCTTTGCAATGctgcattaaattaaaagatgttcattttaagtaatatttggCAAACTTGATTTTCAGGCTCTTCTTTGCTCGGCAGGTACAAGTCCACAGTCACTAAGAGGCGCTCATGGTTCCTTGCTGCTGTGTGCTGGATACTGGCATCTGTACTGGGCTTCTTACCCATGTTTGGATGGTACAACCATGACACATTGGCACGTTACAACTCCACCTCCATAGACTGTCAGTTCATTGCTGTCATCCCTGTTACATACCTGACCCACTTCATCTTTGAGGGCTGTTTTCTTCCTCCGCTGGCAATCATGATTGCTTTGTATTGctatatcttttttaaaattaggaGTGGAAGAGCAGGTTTGGCGTCTGAAACTGGTACATACACCCAAAAGAAGTATAAACTGGCCAGCTCTCTGGTTTTAGTCTTGGCTCTATTTGTTGTTTGCTGGCTGCCGTTACACATGATACAATGTATAATGTACTATAACCAGAATATAAATGTACCGTCTATTGCTTTGTATTTTGGCATTCTCCTCTGTCATGCCAACTCGATGGTAAACCCTGTAGTGTACGCCTTCAAAATCCCAAAGATAAAGCAAGAGTACAGGAAGATTTGGAGGAGGGTGACTAGTCAACAGCAGCAGGCAGATACAAACAGCAGCAGGACTCCTGCTAGTAATACCACTGACAGCCATGATGGACCACGTAATGACAAAATCAGTCCACAGGGAGGAGCCAATGACATGACTCCAGAGAAGAACTAAAGACTAAAGAATaatgatttaattcattttgttgTATAATTGCAATACAGCTTTTTCAGACTAAACCTTTCTAATTTTTCTAACCTGTCTAAAGTAGAGTCAGTGTAAAAGTTCAAATTCAGAAtaaaattcagacaactgtttctaaacattatgaaaatacattacaaagacTGAACTATGAACTATGTCATTAAttggccatattggtggcactgaatgtaaacaatgccactaaaCCAAATAAAccctgcatattttgctgattattgctgctgaaaatggtcagttattgtcatgttttggactgtactaatcggtcaggagaaaaacatttggagtaatATAGACTgctaaaagttataacaaatcaatgagaagaaaaaaactgtaacaaaaggtgtttgtggttggccaaactgaaccaggatttccatgGCAAAAATCTTAACATTTCtatttgttcttatcattaACAGTCGggcaggtgaaatattaggctattaTCTTAATTCATACTGCTCGGACGTTTCTTTACcatctattaactttagtttgttaaaatattgcatTCTTTCCTGTTTACTAAGtctttctctatatgatttagcagcttccacacgtttttcctgtggtttagacagcataaattagcagaacaacatactctgtagtacattaaccgtgcaatccatgcagttgtttacatccgagaaTCGTCAATATGAccgtgcatccgggtaactgaccaaatcctGACGTAAATTTAACTTTGTTCGCCTGCTCAATCGCGAGTTACTGTCATTACTGTTAGTTACTACAGCC from Labeo rohita strain BAU-BD-2019 chromosome 6, IGBB_LRoh.1.0, whole genome shotgun sequence carries:
- the adora4a gene encoding adenosine receptor A3 isoform X3 — its product is MPVSSSVVFSSYRCKRQCSRSWPSLWTDSCGFGSHSGTSPQSLRGAHGSLLLCAGYWHLYWASYPCLDVLIAVGCCLGNVLVIWAVWKSGALNKPTFCLIVSLAVADFLVGAVAIPLAVIVDIHVKIPFYACLFMSCVLIVPQQASVLTLLSIAVDRFLRVRIPFRYKSTVTKRRSWFLAAVCWILASVLGFLPMFGWYNHDTLARYNSTSIDCQFIAVIPVTYLTHFIFEGCFLPPLAIMIALYCYIFFKIRSGRAGLASETGTYTQKKYKLASSLVLVLALFVVCWLPLHMIQCIMYYNQNINVPSIALYFGILLCHANSMVNPVVYAFKIPKIKQEYRKIWRRVTSQQQQADTNSSRTPASNTTDSHDGPRNDKISPQGGANDMTPEKN
- the adora4a gene encoding adenosine receptor A3 isoform X1 — encoded protein: MPVSSSVVFSSYRSKRQCSRSWPSLWTDSCGFVSHSGTSPQSLRGAHGSLLLCAGYWHLYWASYPCLDVLIAVGCCLGNVLVIWAVWKSGALNKPTFCLIVSLAVADFLVGAVAIPLAVIVDIHVKIPFYACLFMSCVLIVPQQASVLTLLSIAVDRFLRVRIPFRYKSTVTKRRSWFLAAVCWILASVLGFLPMFGWYNHDTLARYNSTSIDCQFIAVIPVTYLTHFIFEGCFLPPLAIMIALYCYIFFKIRSGRAGLASETGTYTQKKYKLASSLVLVLALFVVCWLPLHMIQCIMYYNQNINVPSIALYFGILLCHANSMVNPVVYAFKIPKIKQEYRKIWRRVTSQQQQADTNSSRTPASNTTDSHDGPRNDKISPQGGANDMTPEKN